In the genome of Lacerta agilis isolate rLacAgi1 chromosome 2, rLacAgi1.pri, whole genome shotgun sequence, one region contains:
- the C2H5orf24 gene encoding UPF0461 protein C5orf24 homolog: protein MMHPVASGNSPFCGPGKSSCLNDDNVTPTDQFDLYSTQQTKYSHTVSHKPIPCQRQDALNEPHLQTTSGRSIETKDDIKKKKNLNRSGKRGRPSGTTKSAGYRTSTGRPLGTTKAAGFKTSPGRPLGTTKAAGYKVSPGRPPGSIKALSRLANLSYTCSSAAFPYAVVHNRGVHAAGETSSKIKQPAE, encoded by the coding sequence ATGATGCATCCTGTTGCCAGCGGTAACTCCCCTTTCTGTGGGCCTGGGAAGAGTTCTTGCCTTAATGATGACAACGTGACACCCACTGATCAGTTTGATTTGTATTCCACACAACAAACCAAGTATAGCCACACTGTCAGCCACAAGCCAATACCATGCCAGAGACAAGATGCGTTAAATGAACCACATTTGCAGACCACAAGTGGCAGGAGTATAGAGACGAAAGAtgatataaagaaaaagaaaaacctcaacaGATCCGGTAAACGTGGAAGACCTTCGGGGACCACAAAATCAGCGGGCTACAGAACGAGCACAGGTAGACCGCTGGGGACCACCAAAGCAGCTGGATTTAAGACAAGTCCAGGTAGACCCTTGGGTACAACTAAAGCTGCAGGATACAAAGTCAGCCCAGGGAGACCTCCAGGTAGCATTAAAGCTCTATCACGGCTTGCAAATCTAAGTTATACTTGTAGCAGCGCAGCATTTCCCTATGCTGTGGTACATAACAGAGGAGTGCATGCTGCTGGTGAAACAAGTAGCAAAATCAAGCAACCCGCTGAGTGA